One Salvia splendens isolate huo1 chromosome 12, SspV2, whole genome shotgun sequence genomic window carries:
- the LOC121756858 gene encoding protein IRX15-LIKE-like, whose amino-acid sequence MKTGAKFIVLHHGAPAGPSHRAWLFVFVLFFIFTFAFTLFTTRDAAARTSAAAENSKSSLPNSVFDALLHYAALNASSTGRMSGDELSTVAAVLRRCAAPCNLLVFGLSHETLLWNSLNHNGRTVFVSDSAYLVSKLEEKQPSIEAYDVQFTTKVSELYDLIEYSKGELRGECRPVQNLLFSDCKLAVNDLPNHLYDVAWDVILVDGPAGYSGAAPGRMSAIFTAGVMARSKRGGAAETHVFVHEFDRGVERVCSEEFLCAENLVETKDLLGHFVIGKFEDNRNRVGFCSVSASSTVPQNSI is encoded by the coding sequence ATGAAGACCGGCGCCAAATTCATCGTTCTCCACCACGGAGCGCCGGCGGGGCCTTCCCACCGCGCGTGGCTCTTCGTCTTCgtcctcttcttcatcttcacctTCGCCTTCACCCTCTTCACCACCAGGGACGCCGCGGCCAGAACCTCCGCGGCTGCCGAGAATTCCAAATCCAGCCTCCCCAACTCCGTCTTCGACGCGCTCCTCCACTACGCCGCCCTCAACGCCTCCTCCACCGGCCGCATGTCCGGCGACGAGCTGAGCACCGTCGCCGCCGTGCTCCGCCGCTGCGCCGCGCCCTGCAACCTCCTCGTCTTCGGCCTCAGCCACGAAACCCTACTGTGGAATTCCCTCAACCACAACGGCCGCACGGTTTTCGTCAGCGACAGCGCTTACCTGGTGTCGAAATTGGAGGAGAAGCAGCCGTCGATCGAAGCCTACGACGTCCAATTCACGACGAAGGTGAGCGAATTGTACGATCTGATCGAGTATTCGAAAGGGGAATTGAGGGGGGAGTGCCGGCCGGTGCAGAATCTCCTCTTCTCCGATTGCAAATTGGCCGTCAACGACCTGCCGAATCACCTGTACGACGTCGCTTGGGATGTGATCCTGGTCGACGGTCCGGCGGGGTACTCCGGGGCGGCACCGGGGCGGATGTCGGCGATTTTCACCGCCGGAGTGATGGCGCGGAGCAAGAGGGGCGGCGCGGCGGAGACGCACGTGTTTGTGCACGAATTCGATCGGGGGGTGGAGAGGGTTTGCAGCGAGGAATTTCTGTGTGCGGAGAATTTGGTGGAAACAAAAGATTTGTTGGGGCATTTCGTCATCGGAAAATTTGAGGATAATAGAAATAGGGTTGGATTCTGCTCAGTTTCTGCTTCATCCACTGTTCCTCAGAATTCAATTTga